In Rattus rattus isolate New Zealand chromosome 9, Rrattus_CSIRO_v1, whole genome shotgun sequence, a genomic segment contains:
- the LOC116909116 gene encoding C-C motif chemokine 4 — protein MKLYVSALSLLLLVAAFCDSVLSAPIGSDPPTSCCFSYTSRKIHRNFVMDYYETSSLCSQPAVVFLTKKGRQICANPSEPWVNEYVNDLELN, from the exons ATGAAGCTCTACgtgtctgccctctctctcctcctgcttgtGGCCGCCTTCTGTGATTCAGTGCTGTCAGCACCAA TAGGCTCTGACCCTCCCACTTCCTGCTGCTTCTCTTACACCTCCCGGAAGATTCATCGGAACTTTGTGATGGATTACTATGAGACCAGCAGCCTTTGCTCCCAGCCAGCTGTGGT aTTTCTGACCAaaaaaggcaggcaaatctgtgCCAACCCCAGCGAGCCCTGGGTCAATGAGTATGTGAATGACTTGGAGTTGAACTGA